In the Bombus pyrosoma isolate SC7728 linkage group LG15, ASM1482585v1, whole genome shotgun sequence genome, one interval contains:
- the LOC122575675 gene encoding odorant receptor 49b-like gives MPAERYTDMSIKMSEFLLKITGLSRTTNSAEETRRKLTIVYTIAALVYGVYVNVVDISHNMDNLDHCIFLASNTLNIVLAMFKLSVINFYKTEFSDMIVYAQKHFWHFNYDDNDKILFAECGRFCKLWTVFLFFVTQTALSFYAITPISANIGNNNSERLLPFKMWVNLPLTVTPYYEIMFAIELLAVQQIGASYICPDNFLCVLNLHVVYQFRMLQNTLVNLWSNIDERTDIVEYSNECYVMLKKCIRKHQSLIEFSAKLDDIYTLPILSHMVIFSVLMCFDTYEVILADVSPGTRLIFFFHMIGSFTHIIFFTYICNGLVEESSNISTASYSGWWTILPMTETGRKIRKDTRIMIMKSMRPCYLSAGGFFPVTLETSTALISSTMSYFTLMRESSIKAAAE, from the exons ATGCCAGCTGAACGATACACAGACATGTCCATCAAAATGTCAGAATTTCTGCTAAAAATCACAGGTCTCTCGAGAACGACGAACAGCGCCGAAGAGACCAGAAGGAAATTGACGATAGTTTATACCATCGCTGCACTCGTTTATGGAGTGTACGTAAACGTAGTGGATATTTCTCACAATATGGATAATTTAGAC caCTGTATCTTTTTGGCTTCCAACACATTGAACATAGTATTGGCAATGTTCAAACTTtcggtaataaatttttataaaacagaaTTCTCGGATATGATCGTATATGCGCAAAAGCATTTCTGGCATTTCAATTATGACGACAATGACAAGATACTCTTCGCGGAATGCGGAAGATTTTGCAAACTGTGGACGgtatttctattctttgttACGCAAACCGCCTTGTCTTTCTATGCAATAACGCCAATCTCCG CGAATATTGGAAACAATAATTCAGAGAGGTTGCTTCCATTCAAAATGTGGGTCAATCTACCGCTAACTGTGACAccttattacgaaataatgttTGCTATTGAG TTACTAGCCGTACAACAAATTGGCGCGAGCTATATATGCCCCGACAACTTCTTATGCGTGCTAAATCTACACGTGGTCTACCAATTTCGTATGCTGCAGAACACGTTAGTGAATCTATGGTCGAACATCGACGAACGAACAGATATCGTCGAGTATTCGAACGAATGCTACGTAATGTTGAAAAAATGCATCCGAAAACATCAATCGTTGATCGAATTCAGCGCTAAACTCGACGATATTTACACACTGCCGATCCTCAGCCACATGGTTATCTTTAGCGTGCTGATGTGTTTCGACACGTACGAGGTCATTCTG GCGGACGTATCTCCCGGGACACgacttattttcttcttccacaTGATCGGTAGTTTTACCCACATCATTTTTTTCACGTATATCTGCAATGGTTTAGTAGAGGAAAGCTCGAATATTAGCACGGCATCGTATTCAGGATGGTGGACGATTTTGCCAATGACCGAAACAGGCAGGAAGATACGCAAAGATACGAGGATAATGATTATGAAATCGATGCGACCGTGTTATCTGTCCGCCGGAGGATTCTTTCCTGTCACTTTGGAAACATCTACCGCG CTTATAAGCTCGACGATGTCGTACTTCACTCTCATGAGGGAATCATCTATAAAAGCAGCAGCGGAATAA